The Methanolacinia petrolearia DSM 11571 genome has a segment encoding these proteins:
- a CDS encoding phosphoadenosine phosphosulfate reductase domain-containing protein, whose product MKHKLLNVWILLKKSLTTTIITPKTPFINVNRDPPFKKILYWCPKCNVPLVGKTCPCGGESKGVQLLKPYEVRPALSRDMELIGDLVREKFGPVPLSKVILLNKSGGADRTDLVIMNGERFGWLIFDPVEREYRFDLAVEALPFIIDHVTKGIVDIEADTGYSKDQGRIGGKRLPLTRPVPDGSVIVKYRNKYGTGIVKDKMIKVKELVPVEPVNVPDPDWDDVIRTNKNHLKNLERNAVRTIKQHMKDRPTANVSFSGGKDSTVVLHLARKAGIEDAFFIDTGLEFPETIEFVRSTGVEVIDKGNDFWRFVEKSGPPTKDDRWCCKLLKIDPLGKYLADIGPCITVQGNRWYESWNRAGIEEVSENPVNPLQLNVSPIRSWRAFEVYLYIWWQNIPVNPMYEKGLERIGCYLCPAMLESEYEEVRSLHPELAERWDKYLDKRAEKKGLPAEYRTWGLWRWKELPPKMKEICREKGVEIESGRSPGKAPVKTASAEKKKTTGSYITLVKPKKRRKRD is encoded by the coding sequence GTGAAGCATAAATTATTAAATGTCTGGATTCTGCTGAAAAAATCCCTCACCACCACCATTATCACCCCGAAAACCCCTTTTATTAATGTGAACCGCGATCCTCCTTTCAAAAAAATATTATACTGGTGCCCGAAGTGCAATGTCCCGCTCGTAGGAAAGACCTGCCCCTGCGGCGGCGAGTCGAAGGGCGTTCAGCTTTTAAAACCTTACGAAGTAAGGCCGGCACTTTCAAGGGATATGGAGCTTATCGGAGATCTCGTCCGTGAGAAGTTCGGGCCGGTCCCTCTCTCGAAGGTTATTCTTCTCAATAAATCGGGGGGTGCGGACCGGACCGATCTTGTCATAATGAACGGTGAGAGGTTCGGCTGGCTGATCTTCGATCCGGTGGAGAGGGAGTACAGGTTCGATCTCGCTGTCGAAGCTCTCCCGTTCATTATAGATCATGTAACGAAGGGCATAGTCGACATCGAGGCGGACACCGGTTATTCAAAGGACCAGGGAAGGATCGGCGGAAAGAGACTCCCGCTTACAAGACCCGTCCCCGACGGATCGGTGATTGTAAAATACAGGAATAAATACGGAACCGGGATTGTAAAGGACAAAATGATCAAGGTGAAGGAGCTCGTCCCGGTCGAACCGGTCAACGTTCCCGATCCTGACTGGGATGACGTTATCCGCACCAACAAGAACCACCTGAAGAATCTCGAACGGAACGCAGTCAGGACTATAAAACAGCACATGAAGGATCGCCCGACTGCGAATGTCTCTTTTTCGGGCGGAAAGGACAGCACTGTCGTTCTCCACCTTGCACGGAAGGCCGGGATAGAGGACGCATTTTTCATCGATACCGGACTCGAGTTTCCCGAGACGATCGAGTTCGTTCGTTCCACCGGTGTAGAGGTCATTGATAAAGGAAACGACTTCTGGCGTTTTGTTGAGAAGTCCGGGCCCCCGACGAAGGACGATCGCTGGTGCTGCAAGCTCTTAAAGATCGATCCCCTCGGGAAATACCTGGCGGATATCGGGCCTTGCATAACGGTCCAGGGCAACCGCTGGTATGAGTCGTGGAACCGTGCGGGAATAGAAGAGGTCAGCGAGAACCCGGTAAATCCTCTCCAGCTGAATGTCTCGCCGATCCGGAGCTGGCGGGCGTTCGAGGTCTACCTGTATATATGGTGGCAGAATATCCCGGTGAACCCGATGTACGAGAAAGGGCTGGAGAGGATCGGGTGCTACCTCTGCCCGGCGATGCTGGAGAGCGAGTACGAAGAGGTCCGGAGCCTTCACCCGGAACTTGCTGAACGCTGGGACAAATACCTCGACAAGCGGGCTGAAAAGAAGGGACTTCCCGCCGAGTACCGGACGTGGGGTCTCTGGCGGTGGAAGGAGCTTCCCCCGAAGATGAAGGAGATCTGCAGGGAGAAGGGTGTTGAGATCGAAAGCGGTCGTTCTCCTGGAAAGGCCCCTGTTAAGACGGCATCTGCTGAAAAGAAAAAGACAACAGGTTCTTATATCACGCTGGTCAAGCCAAAGAAAAGAAGGAAAAGAGACTGA